GTTCCACCTGGCTGAAGTCGTTGATACGTTCGTGTATCGGACGGTAACCCGCTTCCTGGCGGGGAATATTAAGAAATGCTTTTGGATCTCCCATAATCTTAATTAGTTGATAGTTTCTTTTAGTTGACTGTTGATAGCTGACTGTTGATAGCTGACAGTTGATAGCTGATAGAAAATGGAGTATTCTTATCTATCAACTGTCATCTGTCAACTATCAACTATATTCAGTAGTCTCTCTGCATATCTGCAATCTTCTGTTGCAGTTTTCTCATCTGTTCTTCCTGCAGCACCTTCTTGTATTCGATGGGTACTATCTGGATAAACTCGTCTATGTATCGGTTCCAGTTGTCGAGCATGGTGCGTGCCAGTTTGGAGCCGGTATAGAGGTAATGCTGCCGGATAAGCTCATGCAGTTCCTTACGGTAGGAGGCTTCTTCGATGAGGCTAAGTTCTACCATTTCCATGTTGCAGAAGTAGTCGAAGTTGCCGTCCTTATTCCATACATAGGCCACGCCTCCCGACATGCCGGCGGCGAAGTTGCGCCCTGTCTGTCCAAGCACAACTACACGTCCTCCGGTCATGTATTCGCAGCAGTGATCACCCACACCTTCCACCACGGCGGTGGCTCCGGAGTTGCGGACAGCGAAACGTTCGCCTACGCGGCCGTTGATATATACTTCACCGCTTGTTGCACCGTACAGGATGGTGTTTCCTGCAATTGTATTCTTCTCTGCTTCGAAGTTGCTCCGCACCGGAGGCATCACTGCGATGCGGCCGCCGCTAAGGCCTTTGGCAAGGTAGTCGTTTGCTTCACCTTCCAACTTGAAATTAACGCCCGGTACGAGGAAAGCGCCGAAACTTTGTCCGGCCGAACCTTTGAACTTCACGTTCAGTGTATGTTCCGGCAAGCCTTTCTCACCGTATCTGGCGGCGATAGCTCCTGAAAGCATAGCTCCGCAGGCACGGTCTGTATTGGCTATGGTGTATTCCAGTGAAACTTCTTTCTTGTTCTCCACAGCTTGGGCGGCGGCATGCAACATTTCCACGTCTTTCACGCGGTCTATGCCGTGTTGCTGGTCGATGGTGTGGCGGATGGAAGCTCCGTTGTCGATACGTGCCAGTAGTTTTGAGAAGTCCAGCAGGGCATGCTTCGGGTTCAGACCCGCATGCTGTTCATTTTTTCTCACAATGAGGTCTGTGCGCCCTATGATTTCATCCATCTTCTCCACGCCTATTTCCGCCAGATATTCGCGTACTTCTTGGGCGAGGAAGGTGAAATAGTTGACGAGGTATTCACTGCGTCCCATAAACCGCTTGCGCAGTTCGGGATTCTGTGTGGCTACACCGACGGGACAGGTATTGCGGTTGCATTTGCGCATCATCACGCATCCCAATACAATGAGGGCGGCGGTGGCAAATCCATATTCTTCGGCGCCGAGCATGGCCATCAGCACGACATCTCGTCCGGTTTTCATCTGGCCGTCCACTTGCAGTGTCACTTGTCCGCGCAGCCCGTTCAGCACGAGGGTCTGCTGTGTTTCACTCAGCCCTAATTCGGGCGAGATGCCGGCATAGCGGATGGAGGATGCGGGTGAAGCTCCCGTGCCGCCTTCGGCCCCCGAAATGACTATCAAGTCGGCTTTAGCTTTTGCCACACCTGCGGCAATGGTTCCCACACCGCTTTCAGCTACTAACTTCACACTGATGCGTGCCTGTGGATTGACGTTTTTCAAGTCGAAGATGAGTTGTGCCAGATCCTCGATGGAGTAAATGTCATGGTGGGGTGGAGGCGAGATGAGTGAGATACCCGGAATGGAGTGGCGTGTGCGGGCTATTACTTCGTCCACCTTGAAGCCGGGAAGTTGTCCGCCCTCACCCGGTTTGGCGCCTTGCGCCACTTTGATCTGTATTTCATCGGCGTTCACCAGATATTCGGCGGTTACGCCGAAACGTCCTGATGCCACCTGCTTGATAGCACTGCGCATGTTTGTGCCGAAGCGTGCGCTGTCTTCGCCGCCTTCGCCCGTATTGCTGCGTCCGTGCAAGGTGTTCATGGCAATGGCCAGTGCTTCGTGCGCTTCCTGGCTGATGGCTCCGAAGGACATGGCTCCTGTGACGAAACGCTTCAGAATGTTCTCAACCGGTTCCACCCGGTCAATGGATATCGGTGCACGGCGGAAGCCGAGAAAGTCGCGCAGGAAGATGGGAGACTCCTTGCCGTCCACCGATGAGGTGAACTCTTTGAATTTCTTGTAACTGCCCAGCCGGGTGGCCAGTTGCAGTGTACTGATGGTTTCCGGGTTCCAGGCATGCTTCTCTCCGTCCTTGCGGAAAGAGTATATGCCGCTGTTGGGGAGCAGTGCATCCACTTGCGGGGCAAAACCGGCGTCATGGAAAGCTATGGCGTCACGTGCCACTTCATCCAGACGGATACCGCCGATGGTGGACTTCAGCCCACCGAAATAGGCATTGCTCAGTTCTTCGCTCAGTCCTATGGCTTCGAATATCTTTGCGCCACGGTAGGAACGGATGGTACTGATGCCCATCTTGCTCATGATTTTGAACAGCCCTTTGCAGACGGATTTGATATATTTTCCTTCAGCCGTGGCATAGTCAAGCTGCACATCTTTCTCGGTTACCAGCTTGTCTATCACGGCGAATGCCATGTAGGGGTTCAGGGCACTGGCGCCGAAGCCCAGCAACAGTGCGGCATGCATCACTTCGCGTATCTCTCCGCTTTCTACGATCAGTGCCGTTTGAACGCGTTTCCCTACCGAGATGAGATGATGGTGTACCGCACTTACGGCCAGTAGCGAGGGAATGGCTGCGTAGGTAGCGTTTACGTCGCGGTCGGAAAGTACGATGTAGTTCACTCCTTCGGTGACCGATTCTTCGGCCTGCTTGCATAGCTTTGCCAGAGATTCTTGTAATCCGGCACGCTCTTTTTCCGCTTCAAAGAGCATGGGCAACTTTACTGTCTTGAATCCTTTGTAGCGGATGTTGCAGAGAATATCCAGTTGGGAGTTGCTCAGTATGGGGTGGTTGAGCCGCACCATCTTGCAATGGCTTTCACTGGGTGTGAGAATGTTCATACCCACGGCGCCGATATATTCGGTGAGCGACATCACCAGTTCTTCACGTATAGGGTCGATGGGCGGGTTGGTGACTTGGGCAAACTGCTGGCGGAAGTAGTTGTACAGCAGTTGCGGCTTGTCGCTGAGTACGGCAAGCGGGGTGTCGTTGCCCATGGCATTGACGGGCTCGGCTCCGGTGGTGCACATCGGCACGATGAGCTGTTCCACATCTTCTTTGGAGTAGCCGAAGATACGCAGCATGCGGTTATGGTTTTCTACGCTGTGGGACACTTTACGTCCGCTTTTCAGTTCATCCAGTTCAATGCGGTTGGCGGCCAGCCATGTGCGGTAAGGCTTTGCTTCGGCCAGTTGCCGTTTCAGAGTTCCGTCGTAATATATTTCTCCTTTTTCAGTATCCACGAGAAGAATCTTTCCCGGTTGCAGACGTCCTTTTTCCCTGATGTCTCCGGGCTCGAAGTCCATTACACCCACTTCGCTGGCCACTACCATCATGTCGTCTTTGGTGATGAGGTAGCGGGCGGGGCGCAGTCCGTTACGGTCGAGCATGCCGCCTGCATAGCGTCCGTCGCTGAAGAGTAGGGCGGCAGGCCCGTCCCATGGTTCCATCAGGATGGAATGGTATTCGTAGAAGGCTTTCAGATCTTCGCTGATAGGATTCTTTTCATTGAAGGATTCGGGTACGAGCATAGCCATGGCATGAGGAAGGCTGAGGCCGGACATGACGAGGAATTCGAGCACGTTGTCCAGCGAAGCGCTGTCGCTCATGCCCGGCTGTACGATGGGATGTATCTCTTTGATGTCGCCCAGTGCGGGTGAGGAAAGCACGGACTCGCGGGCTTCCATCCATCCGCGGTTACCGCGGATGGTATTTATTTCACCATTGTGTGCTAACAGGCGGAAGGGTTGCGCCAGACCCCAGGTGGGAAAAGTGTTGGTGGAGAAGCGAGAGTGCACCAATGCCAGTCCGCTGGTGAAGTAGCTGTTCGTCAGGTCGGGGAAGTAGCTGCGCAGTTGCATGGAAGAGAGCATACCCTTATAGACGATATTTTTGGTGGAGAGCGAGGCGATGTAGAAGTCTTCACGGGCGGGAATGTCGGAAAGGCGCACTTTGTTTTCTATTCTTTTCCTTATAATATAGAGTCTGCGGTCGGCTGTCTCGCTGTCACGGAATCCGGTGATGAATACCTGCTTGATGTCCGGTTCGGCGGCAAGGGCGGTTTCTCCCAGGATTTCAGGGCAGGTGGGTACGTTGTGCAGGTGCATCAGTGTGAGTCCTTCTTTTTCTATTTCTTCAATGAGAATGCTCAGTATGGCAGCCCGGTCTTCCTCGGCTTTGGGGAGGAAGAACAAACCGGTGGCATATCTTCCTTTTTCGGGCACAGGGATACCTTGTAGCAAAATGAATTCGTGGGGTATTTGGAGCATGATGCCCGCACCATCTCCTGTTTTGTTGTCGGCGCCTTCGGCTCCGCGGTGGCGCATGTTCTCCAGCACTTTCAGTGCCGATTCCACCAATTCATGTGACTTGTCTCCGTGGATATTGACCAGCATGCCTACTCCGCATGCGTCATGCTCGTTAGAGGCATCATACAAGCCTTTTTGTCGAGGTTGTCGTTGGCGGAGTAATACTTTTGTTTTGTTGTTAAAAAGTTCTTCTTTCATTGCTTAAAGTTTACTTTATTTTTGTATTTAGGCTTATGTAAATATCATAATGCTCGGCAAATATATTGTTTTAATTGCAAACTGATATATTGTAGTGGCGTATTTTATGCAAGTAAAATTCAGAAGAAAATCCTATTTATTACAATATGTATGAAATATTGCTGTGTTTTGTTTTAAATTGAATGAATAATTAATGTTTTTGTTTTAATTTGATTATTTAAAAGAGGAAAAGGAAGAATTTCGTTGATTTGTATATATGCTGTGTATCTTTCATTTTCTTTAAAAATCGAAATACTCGCTTTTTGATCCGAAAAGATTGCATTCTTTAACCTTTTGCTGTGGAAATAACTTTTTTATATTCTTCTGGCGAATAAACATGCCAAAAATAAACTTTATGTTCCCGATAATATATATCTTTGCGGCACGAAAAACCAAATACTGGAATATTATGTGTGGAATCGTAGGCTATATTGGACAGAGAAAAGCCTACCCCATTCTTATCAAGGGTCTGAAGCGGTTGGAGTACCGTGGATACGATAGTGCAGGGGTAGCATTGATCAGTGACAACCGGCAGTTGAGCGTGTACAAAACGAAAGGAAAAGTTTCGGAACTTGGGTCTTTCGCCGTTCAGAAAGACATTTCCGCTAACATTGGCATTGCACATACACGTCGGACCACCCACGGAAAACTTTGTTCCACCAACGTCCATCCCCATTATTCCTTCTCCGGGCACTTCGCCCTCATTCACAACGGCATCATTGAAAACTACGCCGTCCTTAAAGAAAAAAATAAGAAATCAGATACAATAAGCTAAATGGAACAACTGAAGCATGAATGCGGCGTAGCCATCATACGCCTGCTGAAACCTCTGGAATATTATGAAGAAAAGTACGGCACGTGGATGTACGGCCTCAACAAGCTTTATCTCCTTATGGAGAAGCAGCACAACCGTGGGCAAGAAGGCGCCGGGCTGGCCTGCGTGAAGCTGGAAGCCAATCCCGGTGAGGAGTATATGTTCCGCGAACGTGCTTTGGGCTCCGGCGCCATCACTGAGATTTTTGATACGGTGCAAGGCAACTTCAAGGATCTGACGCCCGAACAACTGCACGACGCCGGCTATGCCAAGCGTATGTTGCCTTTTGCCGGGGAGGTCTATATGGGGCATTTGCGCTACTCCACTACCGGAAAGTCAGGTCTGTCTTACGTGCATCCTTTTTTACGCCGTAACAACTGGCGTGCCAAGAACCTCGCCCTTTGCGGCAATTTCAATATGACGAATGTCGATGAAATCTTTGCCCGCATCACCGCCATCGGCCAGCATCCGCGCAAGTATGCCGACACATACATCATGCTGGAGCAGGTGGGACACCGCCTCGACCGTGAGGTGGAGCGCCTCTTCAACCTTGCCGAAGCCGAAGGCCTGACCGGTATGGATATTACCCGGTACATCGAAGAATACATTGATCTGGCCAATGTGCTGCGTACCTCCAGTCGTGAGTGGGATGGGGGATATGTGATGTGCGGGCTCACCGGAAGCGGAGAGACTTTCGCCCTGCGTGACCCTTGGGGCATCCGCCCGGCCTTTTGGTATCAGGACGATGAGATTGCAGTGCTTGCCAGCGAACGCCCTGTGATACAGACAGCACTGAATGTCCCCGCCCGGTCTGTCAAGGAACTTCAGCCCGGACAAGCTCTGCTCATTAACAAAGCCGGACGGCTGCGCACCGTGCAGATCAACAAGCCGCGCGAGGTACGCCCTTGTTCCTTTGAGCGCATCTATTTCAGCCGGGGCAGCGATGTGGATATCTA
Above is a window of Bacteroides helcogenes P 36-108 DNA encoding:
- the gltB gene encoding glutamate synthase large subunit encodes the protein MKEELFNNKTKVLLRQRQPRQKGLYDASNEHDACGVGMLVNIHGDKSHELVESALKVLENMRHRGAEGADNKTGDGAGIMLQIPHEFILLQGIPVPEKGRYATGLFFLPKAEEDRAAILSILIEEIEKEGLTLMHLHNVPTCPEILGETALAAEPDIKQVFITGFRDSETADRRLYIIRKRIENKVRLSDIPAREDFYIASLSTKNIVYKGMLSSMQLRSYFPDLTNSYFTSGLALVHSRFSTNTFPTWGLAQPFRLLAHNGEINTIRGNRGWMEARESVLSSPALGDIKEIHPIVQPGMSDSASLDNVLEFLVMSGLSLPHAMAMLVPESFNEKNPISEDLKAFYEYHSILMEPWDGPAALLFSDGRYAGGMLDRNGLRPARYLITKDDMMVVASEVGVMDFEPGDIREKGRLQPGKILLVDTEKGEIYYDGTLKRQLAEAKPYRTWLAANRIELDELKSGRKVSHSVENHNRMLRIFGYSKEDVEQLIVPMCTTGAEPVNAMGNDTPLAVLSDKPQLLYNYFRQQFAQVTNPPIDPIREELVMSLTEYIGAVGMNILTPSESHCKMVRLNHPILSNSQLDILCNIRYKGFKTVKLPMLFEAEKERAGLQESLAKLCKQAEESVTEGVNYIVLSDRDVNATYAAIPSLLAVSAVHHHLISVGKRVQTALIVESGEIREVMHAALLLGFGASALNPYMAFAVIDKLVTEKDVQLDYATAEGKYIKSVCKGLFKIMSKMGISTIRSYRGAKIFEAIGLSEELSNAYFGGLKSTIGGIRLDEVARDAIAFHDAGFAPQVDALLPNSGIYSFRKDGEKHAWNPETISTLQLATRLGSYKKFKEFTSSVDGKESPIFLRDFLGFRRAPISIDRVEPVENILKRFVTGAMSFGAISQEAHEALAIAMNTLHGRSNTGEGGEDSARFGTNMRSAIKQVASGRFGVTAEYLVNADEIQIKVAQGAKPGEGGQLPGFKVDEVIARTRHSIPGISLISPPPHHDIYSIEDLAQLIFDLKNVNPQARISVKLVAESGVGTIAAGVAKAKADLIVISGAEGGTGASPASSIRYAGISPELGLSETQQTLVLNGLRGQVTLQVDGQMKTGRDVVLMAMLGAEEYGFATAALIVLGCVMMRKCNRNTCPVGVATQNPELRKRFMGRSEYLVNYFTFLAQEVREYLAEIGVEKMDEIIGRTDLIVRKNEQHAGLNPKHALLDFSKLLARIDNGASIRHTIDQQHGIDRVKDVEMLHAAAQAVENKKEVSLEYTIANTDRACGAMLSGAIAARYGEKGLPEHTLNVKFKGSAGQSFGAFLVPGVNFKLEGEANDYLAKGLSGGRIAVMPPVRSNFEAEKNTIAGNTILYGATSGEVYINGRVGERFAVRNSGATAVVEGVGDHCCEYMTGGRVVVLGQTGRNFAAGMSGGVAYVWNKDGNFDYFCNMEMVELSLIEEASYRKELHELIRQHYLYTGSKLARTMLDNWNRYIDEFIQIVPIEYKKVLQEEQMRKLQQKIADMQRDY